A segment of the Bdellovibrio bacteriovorus genome:
ATTAGCCCATCTGTCGATTTCGGTATCGCCGGTGACTAAGTAAGACTGCTGAGAGGAATTTTCGACCACTTTACAAACTAGCGAGCAGTTGTTGGAAGAAGATTTATCCTCCGCATGGGGGGAGAAAATCTCGAAGGTAAACTCCTTTGAAAGTTTCGAGTAAAAACGTGATTTATTGTCATTTAAAAGAATCGGAACACGTTGAATTTTGCTGTTAGTGTCGTGAGCGTCAATAAGCTTAAAGCACTCGGAAGCATTATCAGTTGCTTTGAAATACTTTGGATACATGATCCAATTTGGAAGATATTTGTGAAGAATTATGCTTAAACCCACTGAATTAAAGTGGTCTGCATCAAAGCCAGTAATCATTAATCCAATTAAGGCCTTGTTTTTTAGGATGTCGGCAAGAGCCCCTTTGATATTGATAACTTTTTGGTCGGTTCCCATTGGCACATGGGTATCGACTATGAATGCTTCGTTAGTGCCAACTACAACGGTAAAGTTTCCTTGCGCAACATTTAGAG
Coding sequences within it:
- a CDS encoding ComEC/Rec2 family competence protein, whose product is MKVYSLNVAQGNFTVVVGTNEAFIVDTHVPMGTDQKVINIKGALADILKNKALIGLMITGFDADHFNSVGLSIILHKYLPNWIMYPKYFKATDNASECFKLIDAHDTNSKIQRVPILLNDNKSRFYSKLSKEFTFEIFSPHAEDKSSSNNCSLVCKVVENSSQQSYLVTGDTEIDRWANIIKEFGNSLASQMMTAPHHGSKNGSSKELLSAVSPYKIIVSAGVNNQYGHPHKEAVELFNQHSKIWYQTNTGSDGQSILTTLEAGKDPISTKYSI